CATGTTCACTTTGTTAAAGGAATGACAACGATCAATGATGATCATGAACACGATCTTGAATTCGCAACATTAATTGATAGACCATTAGTATAAATTGATTTTAAATTGCTTTTTATGTATATTTTGTTAAATATAATATACATAAATTTTAATTCTTAATAAATTAGGGACCTTCAAAAGAGGGTCCTTTTGTCAAATATCAGCAAAAATACCACTTTATCAACGAAGATCAGAACTCTATTAATAAAAATCCACTTATTGTTCGCATTTTTAATATAGAACACGTTATATAATCAATACGTTGAGAGGACCTTGCATAGAAGGTCCTCTCAACTTGTACTTTTTATTTACAGCTAAAATGCAATCCTAAGTATTCCGCAATCCTTCAGTATTCATTAACACAATTCTCCATCCATCCGGGTCTTCAAATGTAATACTTTTTCCGAGCCAATAAGGATTCTCAGGTTCAACATCGATATAACCCATATGATTTAATCGGTTTTTGACAAGATCTATTTCTGTTTTTTCAGGTATATAAAAAACTAAAAGATTATCCTTTGTTGGGGCAGGACATGGGCTTCCATCAATATGTTGAGTAAATTCTAAATGGTACTCAACATTAGGTAATCCAAACATGATACCATCGTACCCGTCGTGATTTTGAAAACCACCCACACGTTTTAAGCCTAGCCCTTCTCCATAGAACTTACTTATTTCTGCTAATTGGTTTGTAGGTCTTGCAATTCTAAACTGAACCCAGTTTTTCATTGTCATCACCGTATCCTTTAATAGTTTGATGTTTCAAATTCTTCATTTAGCTTTTTTGATATTTGTGCATAGAGCTTCAATTCTTGAAATAAGCTATCTACTGAATAAGATGTATTTTCTTCTAACGCAGTACCTTCCGATATAAAGTCTGATGGATCAATGACAACTTGTTTCGATAAAACATTTGCATATAATGCTCTTAAAACAATTCTCATATTGTTAAGTGCATTAATTCCACCCTTTCCTCCACCGGCTACAGCCAATATTGCAACTGGCTTATCTTTAAAATGCTTACTACCTAAAAAATCAAAAGCATTTTTTAATGCTCCGCTCATTCCACCATGATATTCTGGTGTTGCAATGATCATAGCATCAGCATTTTCTAGCTGTGACCTTAGTTTTTGGATAGTAGCATTTTCATTTTGCTCCTCTTGACCATTATAAATTGGTAATACCAGTTCACTTAAATCAATTGTTTTTATATTGTATTTTTTCGAGATGATTGTAGTTAATTTACCTGTACGACCTTCTTTTCTTGGACTACCATTAATCATGATAATATTCATATTTTCCACTCCTTTAATTCGTACCTTTAGTATAGTCAATTTATAAAGTCCGAACTTCAGTCGTTTGATCGAACTTTCCTACACGTTTAGGAGTAAATATAAATGAAAAAAATCTACAACTAAAGTTGTAGATTTCAAACTGATAAATGTTCCGTTTCTTTATTACTACGATCTTGATTCATTTTTTGATAAACTTTAATATTTTGATAAACTAATTCAAGTAACTTAGCAGTTATCCCCTTTTTCTTTGCAAGTTCTAGTAAATACCCTTGCAAATGATCCCCCTCTACTAATGACCATTTTTCCATATCCCTTTGCAAAGAGGACTTCATATCATATCCAAGAGCATCAATTGATTTCATATGCTCATCTACGATAGTTTCAGAAATCGGTGCATCATGAGATCTCATAATATTAGCGCACTCTTCAAATAATTCACGGATAGTTGCTCTTCCGCCATCACTCTCCCTAATTGGACCAATTGGGGCACGCATAAGAGACGTAACACCAGACATTACAGTAATAAATAAATATTTATGCCACATATCTCGTTCAATCTGCTTACTAAGGACAAAGTCAGCTTTTGAACCGGTAAATGCATCAGCAATTTTTTTAATACGGTCAGTTTCTATGCTTAAGAATTCACCAAATACAAGTCTAGCAGCTTTACTTGTTTGTACAACTTCCCCGACTTCATTCAAAGTAGTTTCGATAAAACATAAACCGCCTATAACCTTTTCGTCACCAAATGCCTGCTTTATGGGATTTAGATGAGCAATACCATTCAAAAGAGGTAAAACAACAGTTTGATCACCTACGAACGGTTTTACATCCAAAATAGCGTCGCTTAAATGATATGACTTAGTCGAGAAAAGCACGATGTCAAAAATCTCGGCAGGACTCTCTGCAGTA
This genomic interval from Gottfriedia acidiceleris contains the following:
- a CDS encoding VOC family protein, with protein sequence MKNWVQFRIARPTNQLAEISKFYGEGLGLKRVGGFQNHDGYDGIMFGLPNVEYHLEFTQHIDGSPCPAPTKDNLLVFYIPEKTEIDLVKNRLNHMGYIDVEPENPYWLGKSITFEDPDGWRIVLMNTEGLRNT
- a CDS encoding NADPH-dependent FMN reductase, producing MNIIMINGSPRKEGRTGKLTTIISKKYNIKTIDLSELVLPIYNGQEEQNENATIQKLRSQLENADAMIIATPEYHGGMSGALKNAFDFLGSKHFKDKPVAILAVAGGGKGGINALNNMRIVLRALYANVLSKQVVIDPSDFISEGTALEENTSYSVDSLFQELKLYAQISKKLNEEFETSNY
- a CDS encoding ketopantoate reductase family protein; this translates as MRILVLGAGGIGGYFGGRLVEKGEDVTFLVRANRKKQLEENGLVIRSVNGNFSFQPNLITAESPAEIFDIVLFSTKSYHLSDAILDVKPFVGDQTVVLPLLNGIAHLNPIKQAFGDEKVIGGLCFIETTLNEVGEVVQTSKAARLVFGEFLSIETDRIKKIADAFTGSKADFVLSKQIERDMWHKYLFITVMSGVTSLMRAPIGPIRESDGGRATIRELFEECANIMRSHDAPISETIVDEHMKSIDALGYDMKSSLQRDMEKWSLVEGDHLQGYLLELAKKKGITAKLLELVYQNIKVYQKMNQDRSNKETEHLSV